One genomic region from Massilia sp. H6 encodes:
- a CDS encoding IS3 family transposase (programmed frameshift): protein MKAVYSPAFVEQALVKVFSRGGRSVQAVADDINVNYHTLKNWMVRKAVAETNTPAAKEKRPQDWSAQEQLVALHETHGMTGETLNAWCREHGVFPHHLNEWQAAFCTDRKTGPQDSKALRALKEDNDRLQREVLRKDKALAEAAALLILQKKFPGALGGRGQMTSLPERIAVMALVAESVEAGARQDKACAAISFSERTLQRWQRDVLRGDQRPARVQAPRNRLSALERSQLLAVANSDEFASLPPSQIVPRLVDQGVYLASESTFYRVLKAENQLAHRNAERPAQARHKPRALVATAPGQLYSWDITYLPTPVKGVYFYLYLFMDIFSRKIVGWQIYDVESSELAGEVVRDICERENIAPEQVVLHSDNGSPMKGATMLATLQALGVMPSFSRPSVSNDNPFSESLFKTLKYRPIYPRRAFDSLLAARQWVGRFVHWYNHEHRHSAIRFVTPAQRHAGLDAALLRKRDAVYQAARAAHPERWSGNTRNWEPVSIVHLNPDQTSSNVTEVDKNELLKKAA from the exons ATGAAGGCAGTGTACTCACCGGCATTTGTAGAACAGGCACTGGTCAAGGTATTCTCGCGTGGCGGCAGGAGCGTGCAGGCAGTCGCAGACGATATCAACGTCAATTACCACACGCTGAAAAATTGGATGGTGAGGAAAGCAGTGGCAGAGACGAATACCCCAGCGGCAAAAGAGAAGCGTCCGCAGGATTGGAGTGCCCAGGAGCAGCTGGTGGCGCTGCACGAGACCCACGGCATGACGGGCGAGACATTGAACGCGTGGTGCCGAGAGCACGGCGTTTTTCCTCATCATTTGAACGAGTGGCAGGCGGCGTTTTGCACCGATAGAAAAACGGGGCCGCAGGATTCGAAAGCGCTACGCGCGCTCAAGGAGGACAACGATCGACTGCAACGGGAGGTGCTGCGCAAGGACAAGGCACTGGCGGAGGCGGCAGCGTTACTGATCCTACAAAAAAAGT TTCCGGGCGCTCTGGGAGGACGAGGTCAAATGACCTCGCTGCCAGAGCGCATCGCAGTGATGGCCCTGGTCGCAGAATCGGTCGAAGCCGGTGCGCGCCAGGACAAGGCGTGCGCTGCGATCTCGTTCAGCGAGCGCACGCTGCAACGGTGGCAGCGTGACGTACTGCGCGGCGACCAGCGGCCGGCGCGTGTGCAGGCGCCGCGAAACCGGCTCAGCGCGCTTGAACGCAGTCAGTTGCTCGCTGTCGCCAACTCCGATGAGTTCGCGAGCCTGCCGCCCAGCCAGATCGTGCCGCGCTTGGTCGATCAAGGGGTGTACCTGGCCTCGGAGTCGACATTCTATCGGGTGCTGAAAGCGGAGAATCAACTCGCCCATCGAAATGCCGAACGTCCCGCACAGGCTCGTCACAAGCCGCGTGCGCTGGTGGCGACCGCCCCTGGTCAGCTGTACAGCTGGGACATCACGTATCTGCCCACGCCCGTGAAGGGCGTCTATTTTTACCTCTACTTGTTCATGGATATTTTCAGCCGCAAAATCGTGGGCTGGCAGATATACGACGTGGAAAGCAGTGAGCTTGCCGGCGAGGTTGTGCGTGACATTTGCGAACGGGAGAACATTGCTCCGGAGCAGGTCGTACTGCATTCGGACAATGGCAGCCCGATGAAGGGCGCAACCATGCTGGCGACCCTGCAGGCGCTGGGCGTGATGCCCTCATTCAGCCGCCCGTCCGTGAGCAATGACAACCCCTTTTCGGAGTCGTTGTTCAAGACATTGAAATATCGGCCCATCTATCCACGAAGGGCCTTCGACAGCCTGTTGGCGGCACGGCAGTGGGTCGGTCGCTTTGTTCATTGGTATAACCACGAGCACCGCCACAGCGCGATCCGGTTCGTGACCCCGGCACAGCGCCACGCAGGCCTGGACGCGGCGTTGCTACGCAAACGGGACGCGGTGTATCAGGCAGCAAGGGCTGCGCATCCGGAGCGCTGGAGCGGCAACACGCGCAACTGGGAGCCCGTCTCCATCGTCCATCTGAACCCGGATCAGACCAGCAGCAATGTGACCGAAGTGGACAAAAACGAGCTGCTCAAAAAAGCGGCATAA
- a CDS encoding lytic transglycosylase domain-containing protein, translated as MIEFYALAQQCALAVHPATMAAVVRVESTFNPFAIGVVGGRLARQPTNKAEAVATANALTAAGVNFSLGMGQVNRYNLSRYGLDYQSAFEPCANLKAASLILQECYRRAKAKGMTDTSALQAAFSCYYSGNFLTGFTADFKGQPSYVQKVLNSAVAVGVAGQTLPIRVVSGVNATTKRRVSTVVHNIHQAPDQRPKHPDSAGNSSAPRVSVMVYR; from the coding sequence ATGATCGAATTTTATGCGCTCGCACAGCAGTGCGCTCTGGCCGTGCATCCTGCCACGATGGCCGCCGTCGTCCGCGTCGAATCGACCTTCAATCCGTTCGCCATTGGTGTCGTTGGCGGTCGCTTAGCACGTCAGCCGACGAACAAGGCCGAAGCTGTTGCCACGGCGAATGCGCTGACCGCTGCGGGTGTGAATTTCTCGCTGGGGATGGGACAGGTAAACCGTTACAACCTGTCCAGGTACGGATTGGATTATCAAAGTGCGTTCGAGCCATGCGCAAATCTGAAGGCGGCCTCGCTCATCCTTCAGGAATGTTACCGACGCGCCAAGGCGAAAGGGATGACCGATACCAGCGCCTTGCAAGCGGCGTTTAGTTGTTATTACAGCGGCAATTTCTTGACAGGTTTCACAGCGGATTTCAAAGGCCAGCCGAGCTATGTCCAGAAAGTACTCAACAGCGCAGTAGCAGTCGGGGTAGCTGGGCAAACTCTGCCGATCCGTGTGGTTTCAGGTGTAAATGCGACGACAAAGCGACGTGTCAGCACCGTTGTTCACAACATACACCAGGCTCCGGATCAGCGCCCGAAGCACCCCGATAGT